One stretch of Comamonas testosteroni DNA includes these proteins:
- the rbfA gene encoding 30S ribosome-binding factor RbfA — translation MATKRKSAAPNRSFKVSDQIQRDLSELIARELKDPRVGMVTLQGVEVTPDYAHAKVFFSVLVGDPEVTLAALNQAAGFLRNGLFKRLHIHTVPTLHFVYDRTTERAADMNALIAKAVASRGPEQE, via the coding sequence ATGGCAACCAAACGCAAATCTGCTGCTCCCAACCGCAGCTTCAAAGTTTCCGACCAGATCCAGCGTGATCTGTCGGAGCTGATCGCCCGCGAGTTGAAGGACCCGCGCGTCGGCATGGTCACGCTGCAAGGCGTGGAGGTGACTCCTGACTATGCCCACGCCAAGGTGTTCTTCAGCGTGCTTGTCGGCGATCCCGAAGTGACGCTGGCTGCACTCAATCAGGCCGCAGGCTTTCTGCGCAACGGCCTGTTCAAGCGTCTGCACATTCATACCGTGCCCACGCTGCATTTCGTCTACGACCGCACTACAGAGCGCGCAGCCGACATGAACGCCTTGATCGCCAAGGCCGTGGCGTCGCGCGGACCCGAACAGGAATAA
- the truB gene encoding tRNA pseudouridine(55) synthase TruB produces the protein MNAPRTRVQRRPVHGVLLLDKPLGWSSNDILQKVKWLLRAEKAGHTGTLDPLASGVLPLCFGAATKFSQLQLEAEKTYEAIARLGQTTTTADAEGDVVLERAVDLAAITPERLAQVQAQFTGDIKQVPPMHSALKKDGKALYEYARAGVEVERPARDVTIHALDLTLVQDDEGHPAIKMRVTCSKGTYIRTLGEDVGEALGCGAHLRFLRRVETGGLEVSRCVTLQALEAMNDEERIAQVRPVDTLLHRHAVVTLGEQDAGRFLSGLRRRGSWADAPAVAVYGERPHALLGVGRVASGELIPERLLSPLEIQQILEGTPRPQASGILETL, from the coding sequence ATGAACGCCCCTCGCACCCGGGTGCAGCGGCGCCCTGTGCATGGGGTGTTGCTGCTCGATAAACCGCTGGGCTGGTCCAGCAACGATATCTTGCAGAAGGTCAAGTGGCTGCTGCGCGCCGAAAAGGCCGGGCATACAGGCACGCTTGATCCGCTGGCCAGTGGCGTGCTGCCGCTGTGTTTCGGCGCTGCCACCAAATTCAGTCAGCTTCAGCTCGAAGCCGAGAAAACCTACGAAGCCATTGCCCGCCTGGGCCAGACCACGACCACGGCCGATGCCGAGGGCGATGTGGTGCTGGAGCGTGCCGTCGATCTGGCCGCCATCACGCCCGAGCGCCTGGCGCAGGTGCAGGCCCAGTTCACGGGCGACATCAAGCAGGTGCCGCCCATGCACAGTGCGCTGAAGAAGGACGGCAAGGCACTCTATGAATACGCCCGTGCGGGCGTGGAAGTGGAGCGTCCCGCACGCGATGTCACCATTCATGCATTGGATCTGACGCTGGTGCAGGACGATGAGGGGCATCCAGCCATCAAGATGAGAGTGACCTGCAGCAAGGGCACTTACATCCGCACATTGGGCGAAGACGTGGGCGAGGCCTTGGGCTGTGGCGCCCACTTGCGTTTTCTGCGCCGTGTGGAAACCGGCGGTCTTGAGGTGTCGCGCTGCGTGACGCTGCAGGCGCTGGAAGCCATGAACGATGAAGAGCGCATCGCACAGGTCCGGCCTGTGGATACCCTGCTGCATCGTCATGCCGTCGTCACCTTGGGTGAACAGGATGCAGGTCGCTTTCTATCAGGCTTGCGCCGCCGAGGGTCTTGGGCTGATGCCCCGGCCGTGGCGGTGTATGGTGAGCGCCCGCATGCCCTTTTAGGGGTAGGCCGTGTGGCGAGCGGGGAATTGATCCCCGAGCGCCTGCTCAGTCCGCTAGAAATTCAACAAATTTTGGAAGGAACGCCGCGTCCACAAGCAAGCGGCATTTTGGAAACATTATGA
- the typA gene encoding translational GTPase TypA, whose amino-acid sequence MSKQIRNIAIIAHVDHGKTTMVDQLLRQSGTFAEHEKVVDTVMDNHAIERERGITILAKNCAVSWKDTHINILDTPGHADFGGEVERALSMVDGVVLLIDAQEGPMPQTRFVTKKALALGLRPIVVVNKVDKPGANPDKVINAAFDLFDKLGATDEQLDFPVVYASGINGWSSKEEGEPGAKWGEDMSALFDTILDHVPSVQGDASAPLQLQVSALDYSTFVGRIGVGRITQGTLKPGQQVAVMAGPDGKSYSGKINQVHTFQGLDRVQATEAGPSEIVLISGIENIGIGETVTDPVNPQPLPMLKIDEPTLTMNFCVNTSPLAGREGKFVTSRQIWDRLQKELRSNVALRVKETDEDGIFEVSGRGELHLTILLEEMRREGYELAVSKPRVVMQMIDGEKHEPIELVTADIEEGHQGGVMQALGERKGELVNMEPDGRGRVRLEYRIPARGLIGFTNEFLNLTRGSGLIANIFDSYEPHKGDIGGRKNGVLISMDDGEIFTYALGKLDDRGRMFVKAGDPVYEGMIIGIHSRDNDLVVNATRTKQLTNFRVSGKEDAIKITPPIELSLEYGVEFIEEDELLEITPTSLRVRKRHLKEHDRKRASRDA is encoded by the coding sequence ATGAGCAAACAAATCCGCAACATTGCGATCATCGCGCACGTTGACCACGGTAAGACCACCATGGTGGACCAGCTGCTGCGCCAGTCCGGCACTTTTGCCGAGCACGAAAAAGTCGTCGACACCGTGATGGACAACCATGCCATCGAACGTGAGCGCGGCATCACCATTCTGGCCAAGAACTGTGCCGTGTCCTGGAAGGACACCCACATCAACATTCTCGACACGCCCGGTCACGCGGACTTCGGCGGCGAAGTGGAACGCGCTCTGTCCATGGTTGACGGCGTGGTGCTGCTGATCGATGCGCAAGAGGGCCCCATGCCCCAGACGCGTTTCGTGACCAAGAAGGCTCTGGCCCTGGGCCTGCGCCCCATCGTGGTGGTGAACAAGGTGGACAAGCCCGGCGCCAACCCCGACAAGGTGATCAACGCCGCTTTCGACCTGTTCGACAAGCTGGGTGCCACCGACGAGCAGCTGGACTTCCCCGTGGTCTACGCCTCCGGCATCAACGGCTGGTCGTCCAAGGAAGAGGGCGAGCCCGGTGCCAAGTGGGGTGAGGACATGTCCGCCCTGTTCGACACCATCCTGGATCACGTGCCTTCCGTGCAGGGCGATGCCAGCGCTCCCCTGCAGCTGCAGGTTTCCGCTCTGGACTACTCCACCTTCGTGGGTCGTATCGGCGTGGGCCGCATCACCCAGGGCACGCTCAAGCCCGGCCAGCAAGTGGCCGTGATGGCCGGTCCTGACGGCAAGAGCTACAGCGGCAAGATCAACCAGGTGCATACCTTCCAGGGTCTGGATCGCGTGCAGGCCACCGAAGCTGGTCCTTCCGAGATCGTGCTGATCAGCGGTATCGAAAACATCGGTATCGGCGAGACCGTCACCGACCCGGTCAATCCCCAGCCTCTGCCCATGCTGAAGATTGACGAGCCCACGCTGACCATGAACTTCTGCGTGAACACCTCGCCCCTGGCAGGTCGTGAAGGCAAGTTCGTGACCAGCCGCCAGATCTGGGACCGTCTGCAAAAGGAACTGCGCTCCAACGTGGCTCTGCGCGTCAAGGAAACCGACGAAGACGGTATCTTTGAAGTCTCCGGCCGCGGTGAACTGCACCTGACCATCCTGCTGGAAGAAATGCGCCGCGAAGGCTACGAGCTGGCCGTGTCCAAGCCCCGCGTCGTGATGCAGATGATCGACGGCGAAAAGCACGAGCCTATCGAGCTGGTGACTGCCGACATCGAAGAAGGCCACCAGGGCGGCGTGATGCAGGCACTGGGCGAGCGCAAGGGCGAGCTGGTGAACATGGAACCCGATGGCCGCGGTCGCGTCCGTCTGGAATACCGTATTCCTGCCCGTGGCCTGATCGGTTTCACCAACGAATTCCTGAATCTGACACGTGGTTCCGGCCTGATTGCCAACATCTTCGACAGCTACGAACCCCATAAGGGCGACATCGGCGGCCGCAAGAACGGCGTGCTGATCTCCATGGACGACGGTGAAATCTTCACCTACGCCCTGGGCAAGCTGGACGACCGTGGCCGCATGTTCGTGAAGGCCGGCGACCCCGTGTACGAAGGCATGATCATCGGCATCCACAGCCGCGACAACGACCTGGTGGTGAACGCCACGCGTACCAAGCAGCTGACCAACTTCCGCGTCAGCGGCAAGGAAGATGCCATCAAGATCACGCCACCCATCGAACTGTCGCTGGAATACGGCGTGGAATTCATCGAAGAGGACGAGCTGCTGGAAATCACCCCCACCAGCCTGCGCGTGCGCAAGCGTCACCTGAAGGAACACGATCGCAAGCGTGCTTCGCGTGATGCGTAA
- a CDS encoding c-type cytochrome: MKQFLIAFALSAAAVAPAMADQALAQSKNCMACHAVDKKLVGPAFKDVAAKYAGQKDAADKLAAKVIKGGSGVWGPVPMPANPQVNDADAKKLVAWILTQK, encoded by the coding sequence ATGAAGCAATTTCTGATCGCTTTCGCCCTTTCCGCCGCTGCCGTGGCCCCTGCCATGGCCGATCAGGCCCTGGCGCAGTCCAAGAACTGCATGGCCTGCCACGCTGTTGACAAAAAGCTGGTTGGTCCCGCATTCAAGGATGTCGCCGCCAAGTATGCAGGCCAGAAGGATGCTGCCGACAAGCTGGCTGCCAAGGTCATCAAGGGCGGCTCCGGCGTGTGGGGCCCCGTGCCCATGCCCGCCAATCCCCAGGTGAACGATGCCGATGCCAAGAAGCTGGTGGCCTGGATTCTGACGCAGAAGTAA
- a CDS encoding TIGR04438 family Trp-rich protein — protein sequence MYLLGLAIVLSLLKLAEIGPVAGWSWWPILGVYGGAAAWWAWADASGYTKRKAMDKMDRRKKERIERQRQAMAPGQRRR from the coding sequence ATGTATCTGTTAGGTTTGGCGATCGTGTTGTCGCTGCTCAAGCTGGCTGAGATCGGGCCTGTCGCAGGCTGGAGCTGGTGGCCGATTCTGGGCGTTTATGGCGGGGCTGCCGCCTGGTGGGCCTGGGCCGATGCTTCCGGCTATACCAAGCGCAAGGCCATGGACAAGATGGACCGGCGCAAGAAAGAGCGTATCGAACGTCAGAGGCAGGCCATGGCACCGGGTCAGCGACGTCGTTGA
- the ilvD gene encoding dihydroxy-acid dehydratase, with product MPAYRSKTSTGGRNMAGARALWRATGMKDGDFDKPIIAIANSFTQFVPGHVHLKDLGQLVAREIEAAGGVAKEFNTIAVDDGIAMGHDGMLYSLPSRDLIADSVEYMVNAHCADALVCISNCDKITPGMLMAAMRLNIPVIFVSGGPMEAGKTKLANPETKTIEFKKLDLVDAMVIAADQRYSDAEVAEVERSACPTCGSCSGMFTANSMNCLTEALGLSLPGNGTVVATHADREELFLRAGRRIVELARDYYENGNDNVLPRSVGFKAFENCITLDIAMGGSTNTILHLLAIAQEAGIDFTMADIDRLSRVVPQLCKVAPNTPKYHIEDVHRAGGIMAILGELDRAGKLHTDVPTVHAKTMKDALEQWDIMRTQDEAVRHFYMAGPAGIPTQVAFSQNTRWPSLDLDRAEGCIRSYEHAFSKEGGLAVLRGNIALDGCVVKSAGVDESILVFEGPAHVVESQDEAVANILADKVKAGDVVIVRYEGPKGGPGMQEMLYPTSYIKSKGLGKACALLTDGRFSGGTSGLSIGHCSPEAAAGGAIGLVQNGDIIRIDIPNRSINMLVSDEELARRREAQNAKGWKPAQARPRKISAALKAYAKLVTSADTGAVRDLSLLDD from the coding sequence ATGCCCGCATACCGTTCCAAAACCTCCACTGGCGGCCGCAACATGGCCGGTGCGCGCGCCCTGTGGCGTGCCACCGGCATGAAAGATGGCGATTTTGACAAGCCCATCATTGCGATTGCCAATTCCTTCACCCAGTTCGTGCCTGGCCATGTGCACCTGAAGGATCTGGGGCAACTGGTCGCGCGCGAGATCGAGGCGGCCGGCGGTGTGGCCAAGGAGTTCAACACCATCGCCGTGGACGATGGCATCGCCATGGGTCATGACGGCATGCTGTATTCGCTGCCCAGTCGCGACCTGATCGCGGACTCGGTCGAGTACATGGTCAATGCCCATTGCGCGGATGCGCTGGTGTGCATCTCCAACTGCGACAAGATCACTCCCGGCATGCTGATGGCCGCGATGCGCCTGAACATTCCGGTGATCTTTGTTTCCGGCGGCCCCATGGAAGCCGGCAAGACCAAGCTGGCCAACCCCGAAACCAAGACCATCGAGTTCAAGAAGCTGGATCTGGTGGATGCCATGGTGATCGCGGCCGATCAACGCTATTCCGACGCCGAAGTGGCCGAGGTGGAACGCTCCGCCTGTCCGACCTGCGGTTCCTGCTCGGGCATGTTCACCGCCAATTCGATGAACTGCCTGACCGAAGCGCTGGGCCTGTCCCTGCCCGGCAACGGCACCGTGGTCGCTACGCATGCCGACCGCGAAGAGCTGTTCCTGCGCGCCGGCCGCCGCATCGTCGAGCTGGCCCGCGACTATTACGAGAACGGCAACGACAACGTGCTGCCGCGCTCCGTCGGCTTCAAGGCGTTCGAGAACTGCATCACGCTGGACATCGCCATGGGCGGCTCCACCAATACCATCCTGCACCTGCTGGCCATCGCCCAGGAAGCGGGTATCGACTTCACCATGGCCGACATCGACCGCCTCTCGCGCGTCGTGCCCCAGCTGTGCAAGGTGGCGCCCAACACGCCCAAGTACCACATCGAAGACGTACACCGCGCCGGCGGCATCATGGCCATCCTGGGCGAGCTGGACCGCGCCGGCAAGCTGCACACCGATGTGCCCACGGTGCATGCCAAGACCATGAAGGATGCGCTGGAGCAGTGGGACATCATGCGCACGCAGGACGAGGCCGTGCGCCACTTCTACATGGCCGGACCGGCCGGCATTCCCACGCAGGTGGCGTTCAGCCAGAACACCCGCTGGCCCAGCCTGGACCTGGACCGTGCCGAAGGCTGCATCCGCAGCTACGAGCACGCTTTCAGCAAGGAAGGCGGCCTGGCCGTGCTGCGCGGCAACATCGCGCTGGACGGCTGCGTGGTGAAGTCCGCAGGCGTGGACGAGTCGATCCTGGTGTTCGAAGGCCCGGCCCATGTGGTCGAGTCGCAGGACGAGGCCGTGGCCAACATCCTGGCCGACAAGGTCAAGGCTGGCGATGTGGTCATCGTGCGCTACGAAGGCCCCAAGGGCGGCCCCGGCATGCAGGAAATGCTCTACCCCACCAGCTACATCAAGTCCAAGGGCCTGGGCAAGGCCTGCGCGCTGCTGACGGACGGCCGTTTCTCGGGCGGTACCTCCGGCCTGTCCATCGGTCACTGCTCTCCCGAAGCGGCAGCCGGCGGCGCGATTGGTCTGGTGCAGAACGGCGACATCATCCGCATCGACATTCCCAACCGCAGCATCAACATGCTGGTCAGCGACGAAGAGCTGGCCCGCCGCCGTGAAGCGCAGAATGCCAAGGGCTGGAAGCCTGCCCAGGCGCGTCCCCGCAAGATCTCCGCGGCCCTCAAGGCCTATGCCAAGCTGGTGACCAGCGCCGACACCGGCGCTGTGCGCGATCTGTCGCTGCTCGACGATTAA
- a CDS encoding Bug family tripartite tricarboxylate transporter substrate binding protein encodes MSFAVRPSFLSKTAGLLALLGALTAQAAEGRYPQRPVRLVVPFTPGGSTDIVARLVADAMHTTMGQPVVVDNRSGASGFIGAEAVANAVPDGYTIGLGTISTLVVNPIMLPQSARIDPAKAFVPVVALASIPSVFSVHPNMGVQNYAQFLTLARSKPGQFNIGSAGVGSIGHLIAERLNVDLKLKLHHIPYKGQGPVISGALSGETQVLSDQYPSSAPHVAAGRLVPFAVAAQERLPALPQVPTFRELGHPSLNDLAITWFGIVAPAGTPQAVVARINGAANAALQDPAVQERLQAMGVQVLGGTPQRLSAMMDESAKVVRQTVREQGLAVDKPH; translated from the coding sequence ATGTCTTTCGCTGTTCGCCCCTCCTTCTTGTCGAAGACAGCAGGGCTGCTGGCCTTGCTGGGGGCATTGACGGCGCAGGCTGCAGAAGGGCGTTACCCGCAGCGTCCCGTGCGTCTGGTGGTCCCTTTCACACCCGGAGGCTCCACCGACATCGTGGCGCGACTGGTTGCCGATGCCATGCACACGACTATGGGTCAGCCCGTGGTGGTCGACAACCGCTCCGGCGCCAGCGGCTTCATCGGGGCCGAGGCCGTGGCCAATGCGGTGCCTGACGGCTACACGATCGGCCTGGGCACCATCAGCACGCTGGTGGTCAATCCCATCATGCTGCCTCAGTCGGCACGCATAGATCCTGCCAAGGCCTTTGTGCCGGTGGTTGCACTGGCATCCATTCCGTCGGTGTTCTCCGTGCATCCCAACATGGGTGTGCAGAACTATGCCCAGTTCCTCACTCTTGCGCGCAGCAAGCCGGGTCAGTTCAATATCGGCTCGGCCGGAGTAGGCTCCATCGGGCATCTGATTGCCGAGCGTCTCAATGTCGATCTCAAGCTCAAGCTGCACCACATTCCCTACAAGGGGCAGGGGCCGGTGATCAGCGGCGCATTGTCGGGCGAGACCCAGGTGCTCAGCGATCAATACCCCTCGTCGGCTCCGCATGTGGCTGCGGGCCGCCTGGTTCCGTTTGCCGTGGCTGCACAGGAGCGCTTGCCTGCCCTGCCGCAGGTGCCCACGTTCAGGGAGTTGGGTCACCCTTCGCTCAACGATCTGGCCATCACCTGGTTCGGCATCGTTGCTCCGGCAGGAACGCCGCAGGCCGTCGTGGCCAGGATCAACGGCGCTGCCAACGCGGCCTTGCAGGATCCTGCCGTGCAGGAGCGGTTGCAGGCCATGGGCGTGCAGGTATTGGGCGGCACACCGCAGCGATTGAGCGCCATGATGGATGAGAGCGCCAAGGTCGTGCGCCAGACCGTGCGCGAGCAGGGCCTGGCGGTGGACAAGCCGCATTGA
- the lgt gene encoding prolipoprotein diacylglyceryl transferase — MPDMLMYPHIDPVAVQIGPLAVHWYGITYLVAFGLFLFLGTRRLHHPPFKYMTGERAWARKDVEDILFLGVLGVVVGGRIGYCLFYKPGYYLSHPLEILAVWQGGMSFHGGLLGVIGSMIWFARSRRRNWLEVADFVAPCVPTGLAAGRIGNFINGELWGRFASADLPWAMVFPQSGSMLPRHPSQIYQFLMEGLLLFIILWLYARKERKPGQVAAVFLIGYGAFRFIAEYFREPDDFLGILSLGMSMGQWLCIPMIVAGVLMWVWCGKRQAYAVQRTTA, encoded by the coding sequence ATGCCTGACATGCTGATGTATCCGCACATTGATCCTGTAGCCGTGCAGATTGGCCCGCTGGCCGTGCACTGGTATGGCATTACCTATCTGGTGGCCTTTGGTCTGTTCCTGTTTCTGGGCACGCGCCGACTGCACCACCCTCCATTCAAATACATGACGGGCGAGCGTGCCTGGGCGCGCAAGGATGTGGAGGACATTCTCTTTCTCGGCGTGCTGGGCGTGGTCGTGGGCGGGCGCATCGGCTATTGCCTGTTCTACAAGCCCGGCTACTACCTCTCGCATCCGCTGGAGATTCTTGCCGTTTGGCAGGGCGGCATGAGTTTTCACGGCGGCCTGCTGGGCGTCATCGGCTCCATGATCTGGTTTGCGCGCTCGCGCAGGCGCAACTGGCTGGAAGTCGCAGATTTTGTGGCGCCCTGCGTGCCCACAGGGCTGGCTGCGGGCCGCATCGGCAACTTCATCAACGGCGAACTCTGGGGACGTTTTGCGAGTGCCGATCTGCCCTGGGCCATGGTGTTCCCGCAAAGCGGCTCCATGCTGCCGCGTCATCCCTCGCAGATCTATCAGTTCCTGATGGAAGGGCTGCTGCTGTTCATCATCCTGTGGCTTTACGCGCGCAAGGAGCGCAAGCCCGGCCAGGTCGCGGCGGTTTTTCTGATCGGCTATGGGGCCTTCCGCTTCATTGCTGAGTACTTCCGCGAGCCCGACGACTTCCTGGGCATTCTGTCGCTGGGCATGAGCATGGGGCAGTGGCTGTGCATTCCCATGATCGTGGCCGGTGTGCTCATGTGGGTGTGGTGCGGCAAGCGCCAGGCCTACGCGGTTCAGCGGACCACGGCCTGA
- a CDS encoding malonyl-CoA decarboxylase translates to MGWAAEWIEQTKLWVRGAEGEKGDGQHRPLAQRLEATLRRGEEALSPRELRRLLQDMQQVADTALSDVEGGRHAQLLMDWYGKADLAARKDFWLLAIEKFGPDAKALQAARERYDKAGSDVERGEAEMSLRRALVSSRTRLLQRFAQPKGGMGFLVDMRAELLALPKAEQHYVALDAELEHLFSSWFDVALLELRSLNWDSPASLLEKLIKYEAVHDIRSWADLKNRLDSDRRCYGFFHPRMPNVPLIFVEVALLDKMAGSMAPLLDEAAAAADLAKANTAIFYSISNTQTGLKGVSFGDSLIKHVVETLTQEFPKLKQFATLSPIPGLRSWLSKNGDAALAELDDKQKAALEKVAGGVSAAQLLAALDDPGSLPEKSVVRQAAMFCAARYLGRETAKGRPLDAVARFHLGNGARVERLNWAADLSSKGLKQSMGLMVNYLYDLKRLDKHRSLLAQSKIPVSSEIESLCKG, encoded by the coding sequence ATGGGGTGGGCAGCCGAGTGGATTGAGCAAACCAAGCTGTGGGTGCGCGGTGCAGAGGGCGAGAAGGGCGATGGCCAGCATCGCCCGCTGGCACAACGCCTGGAAGCCACCTTGCGTCGTGGGGAGGAGGCGCTGTCGCCGCGCGAGCTGCGTCGCTTGCTGCAGGACATGCAGCAGGTCGCCGATACCGCGCTCAGCGACGTGGAGGGTGGCCGTCACGCGCAGCTGCTGATGGACTGGTATGGCAAGGCCGACCTGGCCGCACGCAAGGACTTCTGGCTGCTGGCGATTGAAAAGTTCGGCCCTGATGCCAAGGCCCTGCAGGCGGCCCGCGAGCGCTACGACAAGGCGGGCAGCGATGTGGAGCGTGGCGAGGCCGAGATGAGCCTGCGCCGCGCCCTGGTTTCATCGCGCACGCGGCTGTTGCAGCGTTTTGCCCAGCCCAAGGGCGGCATGGGCTTTCTGGTCGACATGCGCGCCGAGTTGCTGGCCTTGCCCAAGGCGGAGCAGCACTATGTGGCGCTGGACGCCGAGCTGGAGCATCTGTTCTCCAGCTGGTTCGATGTGGCCTTGCTGGAGCTCAGAAGCCTGAACTGGGATTCGCCTGCATCGCTGCTCGAAAAGCTGATCAAGTACGAGGCAGTGCACGATATCCGCAGCTGGGCCGATCTGAAGAATCGCCTCGACAGCGACCGCCGCTGCTATGGGTTCTTCCACCCGCGCATGCCCAATGTGCCGCTGATCTTTGTGGAGGTGGCACTGCTGGACAAGATGGCTGGCAGCATGGCTCCGTTGCTGGACGAGGCCGCAGCGGCTGCCGATCTGGCCAAGGCCAACACCGCCATCTTCTATTCCATCAGCAACACCCAGACCGGACTCAAGGGCGTGAGCTTCGGTGATTCGCTGATCAAGCATGTGGTGGAGACGCTCACGCAGGAGTTTCCCAAGCTCAAGCAGTTCGCCACGCTGTCGCCGATTCCGGGACTGCGCAGCTGGCTGAGCAAGAACGGCGATGCGGCGCTGGCGGAGCTTGACGACAAGCAAAAGGCAGCCCTGGAAAAAGTCGCCGGCGGAGTGAGTGCCGCGCAATTGCTGGCTGCACTGGACGATCCCGGCTCGCTGCCGGAGAAATCGGTGGTGCGTCAGGCTGCCATGTTCTGCGCTGCGCGCTATCTGGGTCGGGAAACTGCCAAGGGTCGTCCGCTGGATGCCGTGGCACGCTTTCACCTTGGCAACGGTGCGCGCGTGGAGCGCCTGAACTGGGCGGCAGACCTGTCGTCCAAGGGGCTCAAGCAATCCATGGGGCTGATGGTCAACTATCTGTATGACCTCAAGCGCCTGGACAAGCACCGCAGCCTGTTGGCGCAGAGCAAGATTCCCGTTTCCTCGGAGATCGAATCACTGTGCAAGGGTTGA
- a CDS encoding Bug family tripartite tricarboxylate transporter substrate binding protein, with translation MQDSWAKSVGLQRRTLLGSTGAFLAAGAWGWSGMAQASEWPSRPVNLIVPFPAGGGTDTFARPFSAQFAKTSGKTLVIDNRGGAGGTLGASIAAKAAPDGYNFFMGGTHHVIAPSVYPKLEYDLERDFIPLALLASVPQVVVVNPKKVTHASLQALVQDLRANPGKYNYASAGPGSSHHLAGELFKLQTKTQITHIPYKGAGPALQDLIAGNVDMLFDGLGSSAQHIKGGRIKALMVAGAKRNPAFPDVPSAAECGLPDFTVTTWYGLWAPKGTPAAVQQQMLDEVRKIGAAEDIKAAWAKNGADYGQLSQPQFASMVQSEIQRWAHVVKAANVKIDS, from the coding sequence ATGCAGGATTCTTGGGCAAAGAGCGTGGGTTTGCAGCGGCGCACGCTGCTTGGGTCGACGGGGGCATTTTTAGCGGCAGGGGCGTGGGGCTGGTCCGGCATGGCCCAGGCATCGGAATGGCCGAGCAGGCCTGTCAATCTGATCGTGCCTTTTCCTGCCGGCGGTGGCACCGACACCTTTGCCCGACCGTTCTCTGCCCAGTTTGCCAAGACTTCGGGCAAGACCCTGGTGATAGACAACCGCGGTGGCGCGGGCGGTACGCTGGGTGCCAGCATTGCGGCCAAGGCCGCACCCGATGGCTACAACTTCTTCATGGGCGGCACCCACCATGTGATTGCGCCATCGGTCTATCCCAAGCTCGAATACGATCTGGAGCGCGACTTCATCCCGCTGGCGCTGCTGGCCAGCGTGCCGCAGGTCGTGGTGGTCAATCCCAAGAAGGTGACGCATGCCAGCTTGCAGGCTCTTGTTCAGGACCTGCGTGCCAACCCCGGCAAGTACAACTATGCCTCGGCAGGGCCGGGTTCCTCGCACCATCTGGCGGGCGAGTTGTTCAAGCTGCAGACCAAGACCCAGATCACCCATATCCCCTACAAAGGCGCAGGGCCGGCGCTGCAGGACCTGATTGCCGGCAATGTGGACATGCTGTTCGATGGCCTGGGCTCATCGGCCCAGCATATCAAGGGTGGCCGCATCAAGGCCTTGATGGTGGCGGGTGCCAAGCGCAACCCCGCCTTTCCCGATGTGCCCAGCGCGGCCGAGTGCGGCCTGCCGGACTTCACCGTCACCACCTGGTATGGGCTATGGGCCCCCAAGGGCACACCTGCCGCCGTGCAGCAGCAGATGCTGGACGAGGTGCGCAAGATCGGTGCCGCCGAGGACATCAAGGCTGCCTGGGCCAAGAACGGCGCCGATTACGGGCAGCTGAGCCAGCCGCAGTTTGCCAGCATGGTGCAAAGCGAGATCCAGCGCTGGGCCCATGTGGTCAAGGCGGCGAATGTGAAAATTGACTCCTGA